The DNA window GGAAGAAGCTCAGGACAGCAACTTAAAGTGCATAAATGAGCGAGACACAGTCATTAATTACCTGAGTGCAACGAACGTGAAGAAGAAAGTTGCAGTTCCGGGAAGCCTGGTGGCAAGCGTCATAGAAATCCCAGTAGGGTTCTTGATAACTTTTTCCAAAGCGCTGAACAATGAGGAACCAATTGCGTAGccaatgaagacattgaagacgatGAAGTAGAAATATTTTCCCGATGCCACCCTCACCACATGGCTCTGTGAAGGAATCCCTTCGGACTTTGAAAGGAACACAAGAAGAGTTGGCAGCACGGCGAGGAAAACAATAAGCGCGATCTGCGGCAGGTAAGCCTGTAAGACCGTCTTAACAAACGGCTGGTCCACAACCACCTTCAGAAAGGGCAGCTTCTCCCTCAGTTTTTCAAGCGTTGTAACGGCAGAGATGGCAGTGATGGGAATCATGTAGAAGGCAACGGTAACGAAGACAATGAGATAGACCACCGTCTGTCTGGTGTGCCTGTCatatattttccttggaagattggCCCATATTACCTCACGTGGTTCAGGAGCTTCTGTAACAGTCCATTCATCAAACATCTGGGCATGGAGAGTCTGAGATGCTGAGGCCGCAGCAGCTCTACTATTGAAGAAGACGAAGGCAGCCCGTTGCTGTTTCTCACTGAGGGCGCTCTTCCGTTCATCCTCTAGTTTGGGCAGCAATTCCTTTATCTGTTCATTACAATACTCAATCGTGTCGACCTTTTTACCGATAAGGCCACGGAATCCCGTCTTATGAGTAGGCCCCGTGCCCTCAGGTCTGTTTGCTGTTTTTGATTCTGCATAGACAGCTTCAGCATGAGCAATTTTGTGTTTGTGACCTTCAATCTCTTGGAAAATTTTATCAACCTGCATATATAcggtaattattattattattattatcttgt is part of the Triticum dicoccoides isolate Atlit2015 ecotype Zavitan unplaced genomic scaffold, WEW_v2.0 scaffold149893, whole genome shotgun sequence genome and encodes:
- the LOC119343994 gene encoding CSC1-like protein ERD4, yielding MLVRDVPIPPPNQTIKDSVDSYFRALHPDTFYKAMVVTDITKVDKIFQEIEGHKHKIAHAEAVYAESKTANRPEGTGPTHKTGFRGLIGKKVDTIEYCNEQIKELLPKLEDERKSALSEKQQRAAFVFFNSRAAAASASQTLHAQMFDEWTVTEAPEPREVIWANLPRKIYDRHTRQTVVYLIVFVTVAFYMIPITAISAVTTLEKLREKLPFLKVVVDQPFVKTVLQAYLPQIALIVFLAVLPTLLVFLSKSEGIPSQSHVVRVASGKYFYFIVFNVFIGYAIGSSLFSALEKVIKNPTGISMTLATRLPGTATFFFTFVALRCFVGYGLELSRLVPLIIFHLKRKYICKTEDEVRAAWVPGNLRYNTRVPNDMLIVTIVLCYSVITPLILPFGVAYFALGWLIAKNQVLRVYVPSYESNGRMWPHMHTRII